Below is a window of Ananas comosus cultivar F153 linkage group 9, ASM154086v1, whole genome shotgun sequence DNA.
GATCAGCTTAAAAAATTAAGAGGGACTCGTCTCATCATCTAATTTAGATTAGAAAAAGTCTTATTAATCAAATTAGAAATCACAAGTTCTGTGCTAGCTATTTTTACCGtctagagaagaaaagatggtttGATTTGGTATCgtctttataatataaataccataaaaaattagatcacaggtgaaaaaaaaaaaatagtgctaCAGAGAAGGAACAAAATATTTCAGTAATCTataactttcaattttttttttttttaatgaactcTAGAccttattttatcaaatataataatattataattataataatatgtgATTAGTTTGTAACTAACTCAATGCGGATGGGGTTGTCGACTTGTCGCTGAGAAAATTGATCCAGTTCACAAGTGCATGGTAGACCGAGTCCATGTAGCGACGCCTTTTCTGCAATAAATATCAGAGCTGGACCCCTGAACGGTGCAATGTGAACTACATTTGCTTGCATCAAGCCCTCAATTGTAATCATCTCGGTGCAGTAGTGACACGGCAGACACGGTCCACGCAATTTGCTTCCGTACGAAGGCGCCTAATAACCTTCCCGGTTACTACTTACACTGACACGTGGGTCCCACTTGTTGTCCTGTGGGACGGGACGGCCTTTGCAGCGTCCTCACGTGGTATATCACGGTTACACCGGAATCCACGCTCGCCTGCCCTGCGCCTCCTCCCCTTTCTCTGTCCCTGCCCCCTTCTTCGTCTCCTTGCCCtttcccaaaaccctaaccctcaccACCACTTCTCTCTTCGATCCCCTCTACCTAGGCGAGAGCGCGGCTCCGGCGATGCCGCGGCGGCGCTTACCCTCCGGCGATCCGCCGGTGCCGGACGATCTCCGGTGCCGCAGGGCCGACGGCCGCCAATGGCGGTGCCCAGAGCGCGCCCTCCCCGGGATCTCCTTCTGCGAGCACCACCACCGTCTCTCCCTCCACGTTCAGTCCAAGCGCAAGCCCCCGAAGCCCCGCCGCGCTCCCCGtcgcgctccgccgccgcctccaccgccgcctccgccaGATCCACCGGAGCCTGAGGTTCCCGACGACCAACTCCGCTGCCGGAGGACCGACGGCCGGCGGTGGCGCTGCTCGGCGCGCGCCCTCCCTGGCCTCAGCTTCTGTGAGCACCACGACCGCCGGATCCGCCGGAACTCCGCtcagccgccgccgtcgccggagcACGCGCCGCTCGATCCGGCGCCAaggaagcggcggaggaggagcgagGAGCATcctgcggcggaggaggcggcgacgCAGCGGCATgaggagaggaaggaggggaagaagaggCGGATGACGtccgaggcggcggaggaggcggcgacgCCGGAGGCGAAGGTGACGCGGGACCTCCCGAACGGCGTGATGGTCATCTCGTCGACGAGTCCGGTCCACGATCGTAAGCTAGGGTTTGAGCCGGGGTTGCTCGTGAAGAGGCCCATCCGGTCCAAGAATGTCGAGCCGGTCCCCGTGGCAACAGTGAAAGTTTGTTTATTCCCTCTTCTCCATTTCACTGGttgttattttaatatttttaagtatTATTACTCTTTAAAAATTCTTGATCTTTGGTAAATCTTGTTACTTTCTCGGCGGAATAGATTTTTCCTGGTGGCAAAAGATTGAAGAAGGACCGCATAAGGACTTGCCACAGGTGCGGGAAGAGTAAGATGGCGCGCATTTTTCGGTGTAAGAGTTGCCGGAAGGAGTTCTTCTGCTCGAGCTGCATTAAGAAATGGTTGGCTTTGCTTctgaatttattgaattttcaCTCTCCAGTGTTTTCATCAACATATCGAGCTTCACATCTTTGTTTGCTCTTCTTGTTTATGTCAAAATCATGGTCAAGTTTCAATTTTAGTACCGACAAAAAGTCAGACATTTGCTGTTGGAGATGAACAAAGGCACACCATTCACATGTTCGATGCTTGTAGATAAATTTGTGATGGTCGATAAGCTTCAAGCTTGATTGGTTTTGGACGAGGAATACTGAAAAATGACATTTTGATGTTTTTAACCACTTTCTTTCATTTTAAACAATGATTACATATTGAAACATTGTGATTGTGGCTATGAGCATTTCTGGAAACAGCTCTTTGTTCGTCATTATTGACTGCCAATTCAACCTAGCAAGGGCATGTTTTTTATTGATGCAACTGAAATTGGGTTGCAAGTCATGTTTAGTGAGATTAGAAACATTAGCTCCACCATCAAACATGACCATGCAAACAAGATCCACCTTTCGACAGTGTATTGATTTTTCTCCACTTAGATGTGATTTTGGATCTTTCTAAGGGGAAGCTGTTTCAAGGAATTTGGGCTTTAGTTTGGTGGCTGAGAAGAGTTTCAAGGAATTTAGCCTTTAGTTTGGTGGCTGAGAAGAGTTTCAAGGAATTTAGCCTTTAGTTTGGTGGCTGTTCTTCTCAGCATTGCCATTATCGATGGCAAAACTTGGTTTGTGGTTGAATTACAATTGCACCACTCGAAACACTCCCCAGTCTCTACTTCACTTACATAGAATCAGGATAACAATATCTGATGCTTTGAAGCACGACTCAGATCCACATTGTGAACCCTGTTTGCTTGCAGGAAATTGTCcttggaaaaaaagaaacaaaaagaaaaaaaaaactgttctaAGCCCTCTTATTTTACTCACTTAAAAAGTTGACTTGGCCCACAAGATTGTAGCCaattaagaattaatatattaggATAGGCATGGCAATCTGTCGCTCACATAGCTCTGCCCTTGTTTTTAGGAGAAACACTAAATTAATATGCCTTTAGCACATACTggagtttttgttttttaatcttAGAACCTTATTTGTGCTTTTCGCTGCTTTAGGATCTCCAAATTTTCTTCTTTGACATAAGTTCTATCAAAGTTTACTACTGctaaaagaagaagcaaaagccGGCCAAACAGATCCATAGCTAGCCTATTGAAGCATGGGCATAACGTGAGCTGTTACCAACCAACTCCAATACAAGGCAGTATACTTGCTATTGCCATTATCCCATGTATAGACAACTAAGAGTTGCGGAGaaaataatatactaacattGTATGTATAGACATCTAAGAGTTGGCTTTGTTGACCTAAATCGATCTGCATTGTTGTGATTGCTTTTCATACCAGGATCTAGTTGATGTGAAGCTGTTGACATCATCAAATACTACTTCTGAATACTCGTGAATATGTTTTTCCATAGACTGACTTATGATTTTAGCATTAAGCTAGTCCAAGTTTTACCTAATATTAGCTTCAACCAGTGTTTTCGGGAACGCAGACCACTCCTCCAACTGCGATACAGATTGCACGTTCCGATTCATGGTAGGTTCCTGATATGGATCGCAAAAAGTGGCGAACCAACTatcttagaaaaaatatttaggtTTTCTCGATCTGATTTGTTAGGTTTCCTTAAATGCAAAATAGAGTAATACAACAGAATTATACCCCTGGCCTTAAAAACAAGAAACGGTGTACGGTAACAAAGAGTaagtttatgatttttttagatGCCAATCGATATTAATATTCCAAAATGAACCACATGTCGGATTAATGATATGACTTGCCCTACTCTCCTTTTGCCACATTTCTGAGAAACTTAGTGTATTGCATCACCTAACCTGTACCACATACCATGTTGTATCCCATTCGTAGTAACATTTGGCCTTCAACTGCATGATTAAGGTTGTACTATGATAACATAGGTTTTGTTTCTTTTAGCTTTTGAAATCTCTTGTATTTAGTATTGTCTCTATTTTGCAATCTGATGTATAGTTCATATCCCTTCAAACATCAACTCTAAAGGACTTTAGTTGGTATTGAGTCAGAACTAAATTCTCCTCTAGATCATTTATTCTGACTAATAGTTTGATTTAGGTACTCTGGAATGTCTAAAATGGAAATAAAATTGTCTTGTCCTGTTTGTCGCGGCTCTTGCAACTGTGAAAAGTGCATGCTGCGTGGAGAAAAGGACGATGTATGTAAGGTATGCTTTGCCCTAAATCTTTCCATTTTCTATTCTTCTCATCAACTATATGTGAAGCCACCTTTGGCTTATCTCGATATGCATTTTATTTAACCTTCAGGATGTAGAAGACAGTCAAGCgactaatattaaaatcaaGTATGCCGATTACCTTTTCTCTCATCTGCTTCCTGTCCTAGGAAAGATCAAAAAGGAACATATTGATGAACTGGAGATAGAAGCAAGTAGACAAGGTTTGTTTTTAATCAGAAGTATACTAGtcaattttctttcttattattttGACTGATTTAACTTGTTTTGCATTAGGAACAAAATTGACTGCCGTTCGCCTTCAAGTGGTGGAAAATGGCCGTGATGAGATAGTTAACTGGTATAACCTGACACTCATCTTTTGACAATATCACTTCCGTTTGGAGCTAGCAGCAGTTAGTTTATAATTCTTCTTCTTTCATCAAGTTAtgccttttttttctaaatttactACCTTTTCCTAtattttccgtcgatttcttTATTTCTTACAAATTTTCCTATATGTTTGTTAGTGTTGTTATAAAAATTCTGGCTTCTCATTGTGCTTTATTGACTGCTTGGAAACAGCAATCTCTGCAAGATGCCGATTCTGGATTTTCTGAGAAGCTGCTCGAAGTGTTCCTATAAGCTTTGCTTAAGCTGTTGCCAAAAGATACGCGGAGAAAAGCTACCTGACAAGGGTGGTGCAGACTTCAATAAAGACTATACTAAGAAAAGTGCGTATAATAAACATGTTTCCTTCTTGTATAATGAAACAGAGCAGAATCTTTCCTCCTCAGCGCTTCGTCATGAGATTAATTCGACCTTACCTACTTCACCAACGTTACCTGAATGGGATTCTAAGGATGAAGGGGATGAGAGAATTTTCTGCCCGttcaaagaatttggtggttgcgGTGAATGTCCTTTAAGTTTGATATATTTGTTTCCGACTGGTTGGCGCGAAGATCTGAGTGTTGGTGCAGAGAAAATGGCTTCTAGCTATAATCATCGTGAAAGGAAAGATCTTTCGTGTCATTGTTCCTCTCAGAGTGATAATAATGACAAATTAGGGCGATATACCGTTAGTCCTGAAGCAGTAGCTAGATAAGATTCAGTAATGGAGAGCTGAAGGAATTTAGAAAACATTGAAATAAAAGCTGCATGTGATGGTTCATTGTGTTGGGCCAAGCACATCTAAACGCATTTGGTTGGCAGGGTCATTGCAAAAGCAGTGAAGCTTTCTTCTGCCTGGGTCGGGAGAGAGGAGGTGAAACTGGTATAGTCACTTGTTTTTCATGAGTAATGACATATTTAAGCAATTTTCTCCTCCCTTTTTATgtagcattttaattttatactacCCTTCATAATTTAGACCAAACTGGTATTTATTTGCATGAATACTCCTGAAaacctttcttatttgcttGAATGCCCTGTCAGGGGTATCTATGCGAAAACCGTTCCGCACAGGTTCTACTAGCAAGCAAGGTTTTCAGGGGGATGCACACAGACACCAATATTGCAGTAATATTCATGCAATTTCGCATACTTGCTGGGGTATTTATTGGGAAAACCCATTTCTCATTTAGCACTTATCCTTACTATTGCAGTTAAATGGATATTTggaacgtttttttttttttttttctttgaataaAGCTAAATGACTCTTACTGCTGCTTTTGATCCCATTGCTTCAGGTCTGGCAAATATGCGGGAAATAGCTGCGAGAAAATATAGGTCTTTGtaaatatatgtaaatttttCATGGATAGACTCGATTTGCTGTTTGTGTCTTATTTGAATTTGCTGCATATGCATGTATGCTAATTTGGTGAATTTTATGTTATGTTCCTCTGTCGTTGGATTCTGTTTTCAAATTATTTCGTAGCTTCTTTTCGGTAAGTCACTAATCCTATGGCAAGAACCTTATAGTGTTatttatgttaaataatatagtTTCTTAATGCTTGAAGGAACGGATGTAGGATTCACGGCATTCATGAAAATGATACCTTGAACTTTTCTCGTTAACTTTTGCCAAAGTGGAATATACCAAATTTTGCCTGTTCGATTTGAAGTTTCAACTGCTGCCGGTAGCCATGATATATCAAGTTTGAGATGAATATTTGCATTTCTAGCAGGTACGTACTTGTGCTTAGGCAATCTTTTCTTCAGTTTACATGAAAGCAACTAGTTAGGCATCTCTAGTATgtaataaattagaataaatGCAGATATATTTGTTAATAGGGACTATTTTATTTAGAGTAGGGAAGATAGTGTACACTAGGAAAATTATGCGTATAGCTTATTTATCTACCTTGACTGTTTTACGGAAACATGTGCTGATCCTATGGAAGAAGTTTAATTTTAGTGTACCCTATATGGAAACTTGTATAATGCATTTGTGCTTGCAAAACTTTGTGTATGCTGTGATATGGATCAGAGCCCGCTTACAATGCTTTATGTTTGCATTGGTTTCCTACTATGTATGCTCTTTACTTCTTTAAATGAGATAGAAAGTTTGTTTTGTGTTTTCTCTAATAGTAAATATTGAATTAGTTTGTGAGTGCCGCTTTTACTTGTATGTATACCAATTGGTTCATGTGTGGATATTGATTGATCATTGATATTCTTCCAAATACTTTGATTTTTGTCGCTTAACGTAGGAAAATATATTTCTTCAGGGAGCAGGGATCAAATTAACTGATTCTCCGGTTGAGCTGGACCAGCTcagcaaaaaacaaaatttgtcCATAATAGATTGAAACGATTCCTGCAGAATATTTGTTTCTCGTGGTCCAAATCCAAAACAATGGGCTACTGCGCTAACCTGGTCAGTCCTGAACTCCAAATGATGGGGTGCGAGCGATGGTGTGGTCCAAAAGCTTCAGGCCCAGGAAAGAAACGTGGTGTGAAATCTCCCTCCAATCTAAAACAACGAAACACAATGAGATTGGTGAGTTGTGGTTCCACCACCTCTCACTGCCTCGCAGTGTTGGGCTCAACCTATTTAGccgttcatatatatatatatatatatatatatatatatatatatatataatctataaaaaaaataaataatatagtatatcatatataatatatattgttattaatgatattaATATATACTTNCTATCATTCCCCAACAACTGACTTTTCaagggagggggggggggtAGGCTTCTAGCTAGCATGTGAGAATAGCAATGTTTGTCACATGCGCACCCGTGAggtattgtattattattttgacaAATGAGCTGCGTACACCGTATAATTGGCGCGTGCGGTTGTTAACTAGATTGACTGATTAGATTTGCACGCATCTGTCTCTCATACAATACGCATACAAGTATTCACATTGTGAGAGACACACACCCTCCAGTATTGTTTGTTGGCTCAGGAGAATCTCCCCTTGCGATGCTTTATCAATCAACATTCTCTTACGATTCTCTCTTCTCCGCATCTGCACGGTCGATTCGATGAACTTGTTAATAGCGCGAATAATACTCCCACAATATAATCCGTCGATGGCGTGTCCAGTATCACAATACTACATATCAGACATAGATATATCTATGCTCTACTATACCAAAAGGGAAGGCAAAAGACAAAAAGGAGGAAGGAAATAGAAGAGGAAGAATAGAAAGAGACATTTATACACAGGGAGGGAGGGCGACGCTCAATTCTTATCAAAATATCACCCCGCGCGGGCGGGGGAGCAGCAGTAGAGAAGAAGCGAGGAGGCCCAGAAGGGAGTGGAGAAGAAGGGAGAAGcggttggcggcggcggcggcgatggaaTCGTCGGCGGAGTTGAGGTGCTGGAACTGGAGGGAGTCGACGGCGAGGGGCATGTTCTCCTGGTCGGGGCTGCAtttggcggcggaggagggagggtgGGTGGTGTAGAGCATGGCGCGGAGGACGGCGGAGACGGTGGGGATGAAGGCCGTCTTGTTCCTGGCCAGCAGCCACGTCAGCCCCATCAGCTGGCAGTCCCTCCCCATCATCCACCTCCCCCGCTCCTCCTCCATCCCTCCTCCACCGACCTGCCCCTTCACCTGAGAGTGTGTCCACAATAAACAATCAAATCAGTTCCATCCATTCCTtcaattcattcattcattcattcattcattcactaattaattaattaattaattaattctctaCATACAATGCAATACAAGCAGAATTTAATCAGCAACGCTCTGTACTCTGCACTCTGCACTCTTCTGTACGGAGAGACGCAatttatgaaaaagaaaaagaaaaaagaatccgTAGCCGTATAGCATTTGTCCCTCCCATCTACGAACGAATGAATGAATGTCCCGAATGAATGAATTGAGTGTATGGGAGGGGCATTCCTTCTCATTTATTACTAACGAGTAACGATCGACGCCACGCTCAAAACCGTTATATATCTGTATTCATGTTTTacgttttatgttttattattgtttatttatttaatttatatttatatttatatttatatttatatttaatgcaGTGGATGCCTGATGGAGGTGTGTGTGGTGGTGTGGGCTGAGAAACCCAGAACAGAGGAAATGTGGAATAAATATTTGCTGGATACTATGGGGTTCACATCGTCATGTAAGTTCGGGAACATCGGAATCTAATGGTCCCTTTCGCCGCTTTAAATATGCACACCCCCTTTTATATTCTACGGCGCCtttggtttttaattttaaccCAAAATTGGTGCTATCCTAGCTTCAAACGTAACACTATATACTCTCTATTTTATTGGTATTGGTGGAGAAAATATGCCGGATGAAGTTTGGAgggaaaaaattaaacaaacaacAAGCAGAAGAAAGAAGGATAATAAGACCAAGTCGATAGCGATATATCATATACGTACGCGGTGGGGGaggaaacttaaaaaaaaaaaaaaaaaaaaaaattaaaaaaaagaaaaagacacggattattaattaaaaagacGAAAAAATGCACGCATCCTGGAAGCGGGATTTGCTGTTTAATTTATTACCCAGAAAGAGACTTTTAGAACTTTC
It encodes the following:
- the LOC109715189 gene encoding uncharacterized protein LOC109715189, with amino-acid sequence MPRRRLPSGDPPVPDDLRCRRADGRQWRCPERALPGISFCEHHHRLSLHVQSKRKPPKPRRAPRRAPPPPPPPPPPDPPEPEVPDDQLRCRRTDGRRWRCSARALPGLSFCEHHDRRIRRNSAQPPPSPEHAPLDPAPRKRRRRSEEHPAAEEAATQRHEERKEGKKRRMTSEAAEEAATPEAKVTRDLPNGVMVISSTSPVHDRKLGFEPGLLVKRPIRSKNVEPVPVATVKIFPGGKRLKKDRIRTCHRCGKSKMARIFRCKSCRKEFFCSSCIKKWYSGMSKMEIKLSCPVCRGSCNCEKCMLRGEKDDVCKDVEDSQATNIKIKYADYLFSHLLPVLGKIKKEHIDELEIEASRQGTKLTAVRLQVVENGRDEIVNCNLCKMPILDFLRSCSKCSYKLCLSCCQKIRGEKLPDKGGADFNKDYTKKSAYNKHVSFLYNETEQNLSSSALRHEINSTLPTSPTLPEWDSKDEGDERIFCPFKEFGGCGECPLSLIYLFPTGWREDLSVGAEKMASSYNHRERKDLSCHCSSQSDNNDKLGRYTVSPEAVAR